The DNA window CAACCTGGTGCGCGGGGAGTTCGGCCACTCCTTCATGCTCAACAAGCCGGTCAGCGACGTGGTCGGCGAGCGCCTCGCCCTGACCGTCACCATCTCCCTGTGTACCCTGGCGTTCACCTACCTGATGGCGATCCCGATCGGCATCTACTCCGCCACCCACCAGTACCGGTTCAGCGACTACCTGTTCATGTCGATCGGCTTCATCGGCCTGGCGACACCCAACTTCCTGCTGGCCATCATCCTGATGTTTTTCGCCCTGCAACTCGGCATCGGCGTCGGCGGGCTGTTCTCGCCCGAGTACCTGCGCGCGGGATGGAGTATCGGCAAGTTCCTGGACCTGATGAGCCACCTGCCGCTGCCCGTGATCATCGTGGGTACCGCCGGCACCGCGGGGCTGATTCGCGTGATGCGGGCGCAGCTCCTGGACGAGCTCGGCAAGCAGTACGTGGTGACCGCGCGCGCCAAGGGCGTGGGCGAGGGCCGGGTGCTGTTCAAGTACCCGGTGCGGGTGGCGGTGAATCCGATGATCAGCACGGTCGGCTGGCTGCTGCCGGTGATCGTCTCCGGCGAGAC is part of the Spirochaetaceae bacterium genome and encodes:
- a CDS encoding ABC transporter permease, with protein sequence MTGYLLRRVLYMLLLLWVLTVVSFVIIQLPRGDYVTTVALRLASSGEDVDQQLLDNLRRRYGLDRPVHVQYLKWFFNLVRGEFGHSFMLNKPVSDVVGERLALTVTISLCTLAFTYLMAIPIGIYSATHQYRFSDYLFMSIGFIGLATPNFLLAIILMFFALQLGIGVGGLFSPEYLRAGWSIGKFLDLMSHLPLPVIIVGTAGTAGLIRVMRAQLLDELGKQYVVTARAKGVGEGRVLFKYPVRVAVNPMISTVGWLLPVIVSGETITSLVLGLPTVGPLLFSALMNEDMFLAAALVLFLNFLTVVGTFISDILLTIVDPRIRFSAQSA